The genomic interval TGCTCCCGCAGTTGAGGATTCAGTCCCTTCTCGGTCACTACTTCAACCCGACAGCCAAGAAGCTTTTCGAGATCCAAAATGAGGCCAGCAGGAAACCAAGAGCTGGTCGTTGGCCCAACGTCAATGAGCAAGTCGAGATCGCTGTCTGGTT from Blastocatellia bacterium carries:
- a CDS encoding nucleotidyltransferase family protein gives rise to the protein MVTKDILRQKREDIRRIAASHGVSRIRVFGSVARGQAKPDSDLDLLIDVGPTTSSWFPAGLILDLEKLLGCRVEVVTEKGLNPQLREQVLSEAMPI